One genomic region from Prochlorococcus marinus CUG1433 encodes:
- a CDS encoding 50S ribosomal protein L10: MGRTLENKQQIVTEIKSLLNDSEMAVVLDYKGLTIKEMSDLRSRLQTTNGICKVTKNSLMRKAIDGDSNWNDLESLLTGTNAFVLIKEDVGGAVKAIQSFQKDTKKSETKGALFEGRLLSDSEIKEIASLPSKEVLMAKIAGALNGVATKIAISINEVPSGLARSLKQHSEKSES, encoded by the coding sequence ATGGGCCGAACACTAGAGAATAAGCAACAAATCGTTACTGAGATTAAATCTCTCTTAAACGACTCGGAAATGGCTGTAGTTCTTGACTATAAGGGTTTAACTATCAAAGAGATGTCAGATTTGCGATCTAGATTGCAAACAACTAACGGCATTTGCAAAGTTACTAAAAATTCATTAATGCGTAAAGCGATTGATGGAGATAGTAATTGGAACGATCTTGAATCTTTACTGACCGGAACCAATGCTTTTGTCTTAATCAAAGAAGATGTTGGAGGAGCTGTAAAAGCAATTCAATCTTTTCAAAAAGACACCAAAAAATCCGAAACCAAAGGAGCTTTATTTGAAGGCAGACTTCTTAGCGATTCTGAAATAAAAGAAATTGCAAGTCTTCCATCTAAAGAAGTATTGATGGCAAAAATTGCTGGCGCTCTAAATGGCGTTGCAACCAAAATTGCGATCTCTATCAATGAAGTGCCTTCTGGACTTGCTAGATCACTTAAACAACATTCTGAAAAATCAGAATCCTAA
- the rplL gene encoding 50S ribosomal protein L7/L12, with the protein MSAKTEEILESLKSLSLLEASELVKQIEETFGVSAAASAGVVMAAPGAAGSDGDGGAAEEKTEFDVILESFDAAAKIKVLKVVRNATGLGLGDAKALVESAPKTVKEGIAKADAESLKKEIEEAGGKVTLK; encoded by the coding sequence ATGTCCGCAAAAACTGAAGAAATTCTTGAATCATTAAAATCTCTATCACTTTTAGAAGCATCAGAGCTTGTAAAGCAAATTGAAGAGACTTTTGGTGTATCTGCTGCAGCTTCTGCAGGTGTAGTAATGGCAGCTCCTGGAGCGGCTGGCTCTGATGGAGATGGTGGCGCTGCTGAAGAAAAAACTGAATTTGATGTAATTCTTGAAAGCTTTGATGCAGCTGCAAAAATCAAAGTCCTTAAAGTTGTAAGAAATGCAACTGGTCTTGGTCTTGGAGATGCAAAAGCACTGGTTGAATCAGCACCAAAAACTGTAAAAGAAGGAATAGCCAAAGCAGATGCTGAATCTTTAAAGAAAGAGATTGAAGAAGCTGGCGGTAAAGTTACACTTAAGTAA
- the rplA gene encoding 50S ribosomal protein L1 produces the protein MKKLSKRMAALSTKIEDRIYPPLEALSIIKENANAKFDETIEAHIRLGIDPKYTDQQLRTTVALPHGTGQSIKIAVITSGENVSKAKAAGADLFGEEDLVESINKGSMEFDLLIATPDMMPKVAKLGRVLGPRGLMPNPKAGTVTNDIANAIKEFKAGKLEFRADKAGIVHVRFGKASFTKEALFENLKTLQESIDKNKPSGAKGKYWKTFYVTSTMGPSVQVDVNAVQDFQPEG, from the coding sequence ATGAAAAAACTATCAAAAAGAATGGCGGCTCTATCAACAAAGATTGAAGATCGCATTTACCCCCCACTTGAAGCTCTAAGTATTATCAAGGAAAATGCTAATGCGAAGTTTGATGAAACTATTGAAGCGCATATTCGTTTAGGTATCGATCCAAAATACACTGATCAACAATTAAGAACCACTGTTGCGTTACCACATGGTACTGGCCAAAGCATAAAAATTGCAGTTATCACAAGCGGGGAGAATGTATCAAAAGCTAAGGCTGCAGGTGCAGATTTATTTGGCGAAGAAGATCTTGTGGAAAGTATCAACAAAGGAAGTATGGAGTTTGATCTACTTATTGCGACTCCAGATATGATGCCAAAGGTTGCAAAATTAGGACGAGTTTTAGGGCCTAGAGGTTTAATGCCTAATCCTAAAGCTGGTACAGTAACTAATGATATTGCTAATGCAATTAAAGAATTCAAAGCTGGTAAGCTCGAATTTAGAGCAGATAAAGCTGGTATCGTTCATGTCCGCTTTGGGAAAGCAAGTTTTACAAAAGAGGCTTTATTTGAAAACTTAAAAACCTTACAAGAATCAATTGACAAAAACAAACCAAGTGGAGCCAAAGGAAAATACTGGAAAACTTTTTATGTTACTTCAACTATGGGGCCTTCAGTTCAAGTTGACGTAAATGCTGTACAAGATTTCCAACCTGAAGGTTAA
- a CDS encoding AAA family ATPase, which translates to MRETLTSSPELFSDISWNLLLLGEETAKKWDHSEFNIEHIIHTLFTSSEFFAFIENLSIDQDTVLDITEDFLEETPTNESDIFTIGEDLEILLDNANQIKIQWGSKFIEIPHLLIALGRDSRIGNYVFQEGNLSMEKLEEELKFFPNINQSKDSVDYKNLIEINNQNNFESNKETKVKEEKSEKAIVPLPKSELQIEPNKRVKKDENALSIYGKDLTESAKKGLLDPVIGRENEINNLMRVLCRRNKNNPILIGNPGVGKTSIAKLLAQLIVDKKVPDSLKNFKIISLDLGALVSGTKFRGQLEERLSLILQELNDPSQGMILFIDEIHSILSSDRSTADISNILKPLLAEGELRCIGTTTPEKFRETIEKDQALNNCFQKIIVNEPSVELSAKIIQGIKKKYELHHGIRISEDAINYSAKLADRYISDKCLPDKAIDLIDEAAAQLKIESNNKPQLIILQEKKINNIDVKLRNLPDEDIEDKEKLLNMRDQSEAKLNVLIDNWNNLLEEMEQLSILMREEDRLIKKIKDKSNYEIEKDLDFLEKLEEELHEIENEIQKVEINFKKINKNRNFPFKYQVEPDDIADVISKITGIPISKVVSNERKKLVNLEAELREKVIGQEKAIEAVSSAIRRARVGMKSPKRPVGSFLFMGPTGVGKTELAKSLASALFNEEEALLRLDMSEYMEKNAVARLLGAPPGYVGYEEGGQLTEAVRRKPYSVILLDEIEKAHTEVFNILLQVLDEGRLTDSQGRTVDFKNTVIIMTSNLAGKVILEYSQKISKSEEQSEDLQTLENSINNTLSSIFRPEFLNRIDEVVKFDPLTIHELQKIIILQTEDLKNLLLEQKINITIDKKVVNKIANDSYEPEYGARPLSRELRRQIENPLAAKLLEDNFKNKKNITIKLNPAKKDEIVFKPS; encoded by the coding sequence ATGAGAGAAACCCTAACATCCAGTCCTGAACTTTTTAGCGATATAAGTTGGAATCTTCTTCTATTAGGTGAAGAAACTGCAAAAAAATGGGATCATAGCGAATTTAATATTGAACACATAATTCATACATTGTTTACATCAAGTGAATTCTTTGCTTTCATCGAAAATTTATCAATAGACCAAGATACAGTTTTAGATATAACAGAAGATTTTTTAGAAGAGACACCAACAAACGAATCAGATATTTTTACTATTGGAGAAGATTTAGAAATTTTATTAGATAATGCAAATCAGATTAAAATTCAATGGGGGTCAAAATTCATAGAAATCCCGCATTTACTTATTGCTCTTGGAAGAGATTCAAGAATAGGTAATTATGTTTTTCAAGAAGGAAATCTATCAATGGAAAAATTAGAAGAAGAATTAAAGTTTTTCCCAAATATAAATCAATCAAAAGATTCTGTTGATTATAAAAACTTAATTGAGATAAACAATCAAAATAATTTTGAATCAAACAAAGAGACAAAAGTCAAAGAGGAAAAATCAGAAAAAGCTATTGTTCCATTACCTAAAAGTGAACTTCAAATCGAACCCAATAAACGAGTTAAAAAAGATGAAAATGCTCTTTCAATTTATGGGAAAGATTTAACAGAATCAGCCAAAAAAGGTTTACTTGATCCAGTTATAGGAAGAGAAAATGAGATAAATAATTTAATGAGGGTTCTCTGTAGAAGAAACAAAAACAATCCAATACTGATAGGTAATCCTGGAGTTGGTAAAACCTCAATTGCGAAATTGCTAGCACAATTAATTGTGGATAAAAAAGTTCCTGATTCTTTAAAAAACTTTAAAATTATTTCACTTGACTTGGGTGCATTAGTTTCTGGTACAAAGTTTAGAGGTCAACTAGAGGAAAGACTAAGCTTAATACTTCAGGAATTAAACGATCCAAGCCAAGGTATGATTTTATTTATTGATGAAATTCACTCAATATTAAGTTCTGATAGATCTACTGCAGATATTAGTAATATTCTCAAGCCTTTACTAGCGGAAGGAGAACTTAGATGTATTGGTACAACAACACCTGAAAAATTTCGCGAAACTATTGAAAAAGATCAGGCATTAAATAATTGCTTTCAAAAGATAATTGTTAATGAACCTTCAGTAGAATTGAGCGCAAAAATAATTCAAGGCATTAAAAAGAAATATGAACTACACCATGGCATAAGAATTTCTGAAGATGCTATAAATTATTCTGCAAAATTAGCCGACAGATATATCAGCGATAAATGTCTCCCTGATAAAGCAATTGATTTAATTGATGAAGCGGCCGCACAACTAAAAATCGAATCTAACAATAAGCCGCAATTGATAATCCTACAAGAAAAAAAGATAAATAATATTGATGTAAAATTGAGGAATCTGCCTGATGAAGATATCGAAGATAAAGAGAAGCTACTAAATATGAGAGACCAATCTGAGGCAAAATTGAATGTCCTTATCGATAATTGGAATAATTTGCTCGAAGAAATGGAACAATTATCTATTCTGATGAGAGAAGAAGATAGGCTAATCAAAAAAATTAAAGATAAATCAAATTATGAAATCGAAAAAGATCTGGATTTTTTAGAAAAGCTTGAAGAAGAATTACATGAAATAGAGAATGAAATTCAAAAAGTTGAAATTAACTTTAAAAAAATAAATAAAAATAGAAATTTCCCGTTTAAATATCAAGTTGAACCTGATGATATTGCTGATGTCATATCAAAGATCACAGGCATTCCAATTTCTAAAGTAGTTTCAAATGAAAGGAAGAAACTAGTTAATTTAGAGGCAGAACTAAGAGAAAAAGTTATTGGACAAGAAAAGGCTATAGAAGCTGTTTCTTCAGCAATTAGGAGGGCTCGAGTCGGCATGAAAAGCCCAAAAAGACCAGTAGGCTCCTTTCTGTTTATGGGTCCCACAGGGGTTGGGAAAACAGAATTAGCTAAATCTCTTGCATCAGCTTTATTTAATGAAGAAGAAGCACTTTTAAGATTAGATATGAGTGAATATATGGAAAAAAATGCAGTTGCAAGACTTTTAGGCGCTCCTCCAGGCTATGTAGGTTATGAGGAAGGTGGACAATTAACTGAAGCTGTAAGACGTAAACCATATTCAGTAATACTTCTTGATGAGATAGAAAAAGCACATACTGAAGTGTTTAATATCCTTCTACAAGTCTTAGATGAGGGAAGATTGACGGACTCCCAAGGTAGAACAGTGGACTTCAAAAATACCGTAATAATTATGACAAGCAATTTAGCTGGGAAAGTCATACTGGAGTATTCACAAAAGATTTCTAAAAGTGAAGAACAGTCAGAAGACCTCCAAACTCTAGAAAATTCTATCAATAATACATTGTCTTCAATTTTTAGACCAGAATTTTTAAACAGAATTGATGAAGTAGTAAAGTTTGATCCATTAACAATTCATGAACTTCAGAAAATTATTATTTTACAAACAGAAGATTTAAAAAACCTCCTACTTGAACAGAAAATAAATATCACAATAGACAAAAAAGTTGTTAATAAAATTGCAAACGATTCTTACGAACCTGAATATGGTGCTAGGCCACTTAGCAGGGAACTTAGAAGACAAATAGAAAATCCCTTGGCTGCAAAACTTTTAGAGGATAACTTTAAAAACAAAAAAAATATCACAATTAAACTTAATCCCGCTAAAAAAGATGAGATAGTTTTCAAACCTAGCTGA
- the rnhA gene encoding ribonuclease HI translates to MNINSIAIEAATDGACSGNPGPGGWGGLIIFDDNSELEIGGSEQNTTNNRMELTAAIKTLEKLKTFKLKKNFKLRTDSKYVIEGYTKWIINWKRNGWKTSSGKSVQNVDLWQKIDQLRIDGLIMEYVKGHSGDKQNDRVDKIATNYSKGISIEINSKEVESSVGFFERNAPAEIQELFSRYELIQKFAEKKYFLSSLELSNLLGKENDLNIKKYLLFEWRNWRVIPKNRKYWIIEKKES, encoded by the coding sequence ATGAATATTAATAGTATTGCGATTGAAGCCGCAACTGACGGAGCCTGCAGTGGTAATCCAGGTCCAGGTGGTTGGGGCGGTTTAATAATATTTGACGATAATAGCGAATTAGAAATAGGTGGTTCCGAGCAAAATACTACTAATAACAGAATGGAACTGACTGCCGCTATCAAAACTCTTGAAAAGTTAAAAACCTTCAAATTAAAAAAGAACTTTAAATTAAGAACTGATAGTAAATATGTCATAGAGGGTTATACAAAGTGGATTATTAATTGGAAGAGAAATGGATGGAAAACAAGCTCTGGAAAATCAGTTCAAAATGTTGATCTATGGCAAAAAATTGATCAATTAAGAATTGATGGCCTAATAATGGAATATGTTAAAGGTCACAGCGGTGATAAACAAAATGATAGGGTTGATAAAATTGCCACTAATTACAGCAAAGGTATATCTATAGAAATTAACTCAAAAGAAGTAGAATCTTCAGTTGGTTTTTTTGAAAGAAATGCACCTGCAGAAATTCAGGAATTATTTTCACGCTATGAATTAATTCAAAAATTTGCTGAAAAAAAGTATTTTTTAAGTTCACTAGAACTAAGTAACTTATTGGGTAAAGAAAACGACTTAAATATAAAAAAATATTTACTTTTTGAATGGCGTAATTGGAGAGTGATTCCTAAAAATAGAAAATATTGGATAATAGAAAAAAAAGAATCCTAA
- the secE gene encoding preprotein translocase subunit SecE: MTSPTTNKEPLKKDSPEIEEPKKKNNFFRSTYDELKLVVWPNKQQLFSESVAVIIMVSFSAAAIASVSRFYGWAASQIFG; encoded by the coding sequence GTGACAAGTCCTACTACTAATAAAGAACCTCTAAAAAAGGATTCTCCTGAAATTGAAGAGCCTAAAAAAAAGAATAATTTTTTTAGATCTACCTACGATGAGCTTAAACTTGTCGTGTGGCCAAACAAACAACAACTTTTTAGCGAATCTGTAGCGGTTATAATTATGGTATCGTTTTCTGCGGCAGCAATAGCATCTGTCAGTAGATTCTATGGATGGGCAGCCTCGCAAATTTTTGGTTGA
- a CDS encoding quinone-dependent dihydroorotate dehydrogenase, with protein MNVQKGVFKNLYKNLITPVLKKDSGIDAEYLTNLSLSLLSFSSRKYNWPVVASILKNLNKEFSVVDKRLTQNICGINFCNPIGLAAGFDKNGNAANIWKDFGFGFAELGTVTKFAQDGNPKPRLFRLAEEEAALNRMGFNNNGAENLVKNFAEQGIEFKKNRKNICLGINFGKSKITDLSRAKDDYLTSLKLLIPYCDYAAINVSSPNTEGLRKLQDPILLKELIKEIKKLPSCPPLFVKIAPDLSFKDIEDICQLIIEENIDGIIATNTSIDRLGLENRKIMQTGLLLSEEKGGLSGRPLQKKANQIIKHIHNIDKKIILIGVGGIDSPESAWERICSGASLIQIYTGWIYKGPQLVPDILQGIIKQLNIHKLSNIKEAVGSDLKWIE; from the coding sequence ATGAATGTACAGAAGGGGGTATTTAAAAATCTTTATAAAAACTTGATTACCCCTGTATTAAAAAAAGACTCTGGAATTGATGCAGAATACTTAACAAATTTATCTCTTAGCCTCCTATCATTCAGTTCAAGAAAATATAATTGGCCTGTAGTTGCTTCTATCTTAAAAAATCTAAATAAAGAATTTTCTGTAGTTGATAAAAGATTAACTCAGAACATATGTGGAATAAATTTTTGTAATCCAATTGGTTTAGCTGCGGGTTTTGACAAAAATGGAAATGCCGCAAATATATGGAAAGATTTTGGTTTTGGATTTGCTGAACTTGGAACAGTAACTAAATTTGCTCAAGATGGAAATCCCAAACCAAGGTTATTTAGATTAGCTGAAGAAGAGGCAGCATTAAATAGAATGGGTTTCAATAACAATGGTGCTGAAAATCTAGTTAAAAACTTTGCTGAACAAGGAATTGAGTTTAAAAAAAATAGAAAGAATATTTGTTTAGGGATAAATTTTGGTAAGTCTAAAATTACAGATTTATCTCGAGCAAAAGATGACTATTTAACTTCTCTAAAATTATTAATTCCATATTGTGATTATGCAGCAATAAACGTAAGTTCTCCAAATACTGAAGGACTAAGAAAGTTACAAGATCCAATTCTTCTAAAAGAACTTATTAAAGAAATTAAAAAGTTACCCAGTTGTCCACCATTATTTGTCAAAATTGCACCAGATCTAAGCTTTAAAGATATTGAAGATATTTGCCAATTAATAATCGAGGAAAACATCGATGGAATAATTGCTACTAACACCAGCATAGATAGATTAGGTCTTGAAAATAGAAAGATCATGCAAACTGGATTATTACTTTCTGAAGAGAAAGGAGGATTAAGTGGAAGGCCTCTACAAAAAAAAGCAAATCAAATAATAAAACATATTCATAATATTGACAAAAAGATTATTTTAATTGGCGTTGGTGGAATAGATAGTCCTGAGTCAGCATGGGAAAGAATTTGTTCTGGAGCATCATTAATTCAAATTTATACAGGATGGATATATAAGGGTCCACAATTAGTACCCGATATACTTCAAGGAATTATAAAGCAACTAAATATCCATAAATTATCAAATATAAAAGAGGCCGTTGGATCAGATCTAAAATGGATTGAGTAA
- a CDS encoding UDP-N-acetylglucosamine--N-acetylmuramyl-(pentapeptide) pyrophosphoryl-undecaprenol N-acetylglucosamine transferase produces MSKKNNLLVAASGTGGHIFPALAVSKDVEDKWNIHWLGVNQRLDANLIPKKYNLKTLSIKTPRKNIFLFYQYIEILMSTFQIIRILKEKKINLVFTTGGYISAPTIVASKFLRIPVIIHESNLIPGMVTKYFGFLCNYVLLGFKNTNPYLRNCKTIFTGTPLREQFYKSNPLPEWVPEGKGPLLIVMGGSQGAKAINQILNESLEFLLKKQFRIVHIIGESNQQSFDVKNSKNYIQKKFTNEIAALIQNCDLVISRSGAGTINELIEAEKPSILIPYPDSKNNHQEKNAMILAESGGSVLINQNKISKEVFEETLERIFKIKSKKGKNHYEILDLMKRNMENNNKIKSKNEIKKFINYFLKEF; encoded by the coding sequence ATGTCTAAAAAAAATAATTTACTAGTCGCAGCCAGTGGGACAGGGGGGCATATTTTTCCAGCGTTAGCAGTCTCTAAAGACGTAGAAGATAAGTGGAATATACATTGGTTGGGTGTTAACCAAAGACTTGATGCCAATTTAATTCCCAAAAAATATAATTTGAAGACTTTGAGTATAAAAACACCAAGAAAAAACATTTTTCTGTTTTATCAATATATAGAAATTTTAATGTCAACTTTCCAAATAATTAGGATCTTAAAAGAAAAAAAAATTAACTTGGTTTTTACGACTGGAGGTTATATCTCTGCACCCACTATTGTTGCTTCAAAATTTCTGAGGATACCTGTCATTATTCATGAATCAAATTTAATTCCAGGAATGGTCACGAAATATTTTGGTTTTTTGTGTAACTATGTTCTTCTAGGATTTAAGAATACAAATCCTTATTTAAGAAATTGTAAAACTATTTTCACTGGAACCCCTTTAAGAGAACAATTCTATAAATCTAATCCTTTGCCAGAATGGGTTCCAGAAGGAAAAGGACCTCTTTTGATTGTTATGGGAGGTAGTCAAGGAGCAAAAGCTATAAATCAAATTCTTAACGAATCTCTGGAATTTTTATTAAAAAAACAGTTTCGGATAGTTCATATTATTGGGGAATCTAATCAACAATCTTTTGATGTAAAAAACTCCAAAAATTATATTCAAAAGAAATTTACTAATGAAATAGCAGCTTTAATTCAAAACTGTGATCTTGTAATATCAAGATCCGGTGCAGGAACAATCAATGAACTAATAGAGGCCGAAAAACCTTCTATTTTAATTCCATATCCAGATTCTAAAAATAATCATCAGGAGAAAAATGCGATGATTCTCGCTGAAAGTGGAGGTTCAGTTTTAATCAATCAAAATAAAATTTCTAAAGAAGTTTTTGAAGAAACTCTAGAAAGAATTTTTAAAATAAAATCAAAAAAGGGCAAAAATCATTATGAAATATTAGATCTCATGAAGAGGAATATGGAAAATAATAATAAAATTAAATCTAAAAATGAGATTAAAAAATTTATTAATTATTTTCTAAAGGAATTCTGA
- the rplK gene encoding 50S ribosomal protein L11: MAKKIVAVIKLALQAGKANPAPPVGPALGQHGVNIMAFCKEYNARTQDKAGFVIPVEISVFEDRSFTFITKTPPASVLITKAAGIEKGSGESSKGSVGNITKAQLEEIAKTKLPDLNCSSVESAMKVIEGTARNMGVSVTE; this comes from the coding sequence ATGGCAAAAAAAATTGTTGCAGTTATCAAGCTTGCTCTACAAGCAGGCAAAGCAAATCCTGCCCCTCCTGTAGGGCCAGCTTTAGGACAACATGGTGTCAATATTATGGCATTTTGTAAAGAATACAACGCAAGGACACAAGATAAAGCAGGTTTTGTAATTCCAGTTGAGATTTCTGTTTTTGAAGATAGAAGCTTTACTTTTATCACAAAAACACCTCCCGCTTCCGTTCTAATAACAAAAGCAGCTGGTATAGAGAAAGGATCAGGCGAATCCTCTAAAGGCTCTGTTGGGAATATAACTAAAGCTCAATTAGAAGAAATAGCCAAAACTAAGCTTCCTGATCTAAACTGTTCTAGTGTTGAATCAGCAATGAAAGTAATTGAGGGTACCGCTCGTAATATGGGCGTCTCCGTTACTGAATAA
- a CDS encoding aminotransferase class I/II-fold pyridoxal phosphate-dependent enzyme, translating to MNKPEPNDYKILTMQSSNLKHGGNVYAKAKKLNLLPSEIIDASASLVPFDPPQILIDSLNEEIKNLGFRYYPERNLSDLREIIGKFHRINPDNILTGNGASELITWAGYEASKFGISCIPSPSFVDYERSLNCWNSNLIHCELPKNWNDIFPQSFPLHPKGDVIWITNPHNPTGQLWEKNSLEEVVKKYKLVICDEAFLSITPNGEKESLIPLTQRFDNLLVLRSLTKIFNIPGLRLGYVIGSSKKLKQWEIKRDPWPLNSFAIKAGIDLLSNKKFYEQWTKQIHSWINVEKKRVFRKLSKIENLKVHNSSTNFFLIESKTSLSPNIKYLENKGILLRECTSFKFLDEKWARISLQNRKNNTLLCKEIQNSFRK from the coding sequence ATGAATAAACCGGAACCTAATGATTACAAAATACTAACCATGCAATCATCAAACCTAAAACATGGAGGAAACGTATATGCAAAAGCAAAGAAATTAAATTTATTACCCTCTGAAATTATTGACGCAAGCGCCTCATTAGTACCATTTGATCCTCCTCAGATACTAATAGATTCATTAAATGAGGAAATTAAGAATCTTGGATTTAGATATTACCCTGAGAGAAACTTAAGTGATTTGAGAGAAATAATTGGTAAATTTCATAGGATAAATCCAGACAATATATTGACTGGTAATGGAGCTTCTGAATTAATAACCTGGGCAGGTTACGAAGCATCCAAATTTGGAATAAGTTGTATTCCTTCTCCATCCTTTGTTGATTATGAAAGATCTTTAAATTGTTGGAATAGCAATTTAATACATTGCGAATTACCAAAAAACTGGAATGATATTTTTCCTCAATCATTTCCGCTTCATCCAAAAGGTGATGTTATTTGGATAACAAATCCACATAACCCTACCGGCCAATTATGGGAAAAGAATTCATTGGAGGAAGTTGTGAAAAAATATAAATTAGTTATCTGTGATGAAGCTTTCTTATCGATAACACCTAATGGAGAGAAAGAATCTTTAATACCATTAACCCAAAGATTTGATAATTTATTAGTCTTGAGAAGCTTGACCAAAATCTTCAATATTCCTGGCCTTAGATTAGGTTACGTTATTGGCTCATCGAAAAAACTTAAACAATGGGAAATAAAGAGAGATCCTTGGCCTTTAAATTCCTTTGCTATTAAAGCCGGAATTGATCTACTAAGTAATAAGAAATTCTATGAACAGTGGACAAAACAGATTCATAGCTGGATAAATGTTGAAAAAAAGAGAGTATTTAGAAAATTATCAAAAATAGAGAACCTTAAAGTTCATAACTCTTCAACCAACTTTTTTTTAATAGAAAGTAAAACATCCTTGTCGCCAAATATAAAATACTTAGAAAATAAGGGGATATTGCTTAGAGAATGTACTTCATTTAAATTTCTCGACGAGAAGTGGGCAAGAATAAGCTTGCAGAATAGGAAAAATAACACTCTTTTATGTAAAGAAATTCAGAATTCCTTTAGAAAATAA
- the nusG gene encoding transcription termination/antitermination protein NusG, with amino-acid sequence MSNELTTSLTSSKANTSIARWYAVQVASSCEKKVKATLEQRSVTLGVNNRIIEIEIPQTPGIKLKKDGSRQTTEEKVFPGYVLVRMILDEDTMMAVKSTPNVINFVGAEDGRGSGRSRGHIKPRPLSRQEVNRIFKRASEKKAVIKLDIEEKDRIIVTSGPFKDFQGEVIEVSGERNKLKALLSIFGRETPVELEFSQINKQN; translated from the coding sequence ATGAGTAACGAATTGACTACAAGCCTTACCTCTTCAAAAGCAAACACTAGCATCGCAAGATGGTATGCAGTTCAAGTAGCATCGAGCTGCGAAAAAAAAGTAAAAGCGACTCTCGAGCAGAGATCAGTAACTTTAGGTGTTAATAATCGAATCATTGAAATTGAAATTCCCCAAACTCCTGGAATTAAATTAAAAAAAGATGGAAGTAGACAAACTACTGAAGAAAAAGTTTTCCCAGGTTATGTTCTCGTAAGAATGATTTTGGATGAAGATACAATGATGGCTGTTAAAAGTACTCCAAATGTAATTAACTTTGTTGGTGCTGAAGACGGGAGAGGCAGCGGAAGATCGCGAGGTCACATCAAACCTCGACCATTATCCAGACAAGAGGTTAATAGAATATTTAAGCGCGCATCAGAGAAAAAAGCTGTAATCAAGCTAGATATTGAAGAAAAAGATAGAATCATAGTAACTAGTGGTCCATTCAAGGATTTTCAGGGAGAAGTTATAGAAGTTTCTGGAGAAAGAAATAAATTAAAAGCATTACTTTCAATATTTGGGCGCGAGACTCCTGTAGAATTAGAATTCTCCCAAATCAATAAACAAAATTAA